From Paenibacillus polymyxa, the proteins below share one genomic window:
- a CDS encoding AraC family transcriptional regulator — protein sequence MNGSLFEPGLLDGDYIPRFFAYYYKQWRDYTMSYHDHHSTEIMYMISGLCRIDVQTGKNTEESITLRKGEFIMLDAGVPHRLVVEGEQPCRMLNVEFGFKEGVRVGPSIQQIAAEEQEVTAFMSRPFPYLVLSDPEEVYYALKSLVLELDQRKEQPGAMAEMLFMQLLVRIARLREEAERSNTQQTDMYVKRCIEFLHLNYDRDIAVKDMAAAVNLHPGYLHRIFKKHTGLTLTAYLTMLRMDKACMLLQQTDIPIQEIADYVGVASRQYFHMLFKKHTGKTPVEYRTAVERDVRNYAEEGGS from the coding sequence ATGAACGGAAGTCTGTTTGAGCCAGGACTGCTGGACGGGGATTATATTCCCCGTTTTTTTGCTTACTATTACAAGCAATGGCGTGACTATACGATGTCTTACCACGATCATCATTCCACTGAAATTATGTATATGATTTCTGGCTTGTGCAGGATAGATGTACAAACCGGAAAGAATACGGAAGAAAGCATTACGCTGCGCAAAGGCGAGTTTATTATGCTGGATGCAGGCGTCCCGCATCGGTTGGTGGTGGAAGGAGAACAACCGTGCCGGATGCTGAATGTAGAGTTTGGCTTTAAGGAAGGGGTGAGGGTAGGACCATCTATCCAACAAATAGCAGCGGAGGAGCAGGAAGTCACAGCCTTTATGTCGCGTCCATTCCCATATCTGGTGCTATCAGACCCGGAAGAGGTATATTATGCGCTCAAAAGTCTCGTGCTGGAGCTGGATCAACGTAAAGAACAGCCGGGTGCCATGGCAGAAATGCTTTTTATGCAATTGCTTGTACGAATTGCACGTTTACGGGAAGAGGCAGAGCGCAGCAATACGCAGCAAACGGATATGTACGTCAAGCGATGCATTGAATTTCTCCATCTGAACTATGACCGGGATATTGCAGTCAAGGACATGGCCGCAGCCGTCAATCTGCACCCAGGGTATTTGCATCGAATTTTCAAAAAACATACGGGGCTAACGCTTACCGCGTATTTAACGATGCTGCGAATGGACAAGGCCTGTATGCTGCTTCAGCAAACGGACATTCCCATTCAGGAAATTGCCGATTATGTTGGCGTCGCCAGCAGACAGTATTTCCACATGTTGTTTAAAAAGCACACAGGCAAAACTCCTGTTGAATACCGCACCGCCGTCGAGCGCGA
- a CDS encoding TetR/AcrR family transcriptional regulator yields MTENWHQNLKNKNREELIAAAKELFMKQSFLKVNIKDVCHVAGVSRVTFYKHFQSMNEIVFEVQMEILESMTEFVRRAPTAEMNGKQMLTSMLDAWIDYAGQHPNFIKFILLFDLHYEAYDSNEELKERYKHFVNQGKERHFLIDALEAGIQDGSLKSDAEPLKTAHFIFTSMMALLQKMSLTPKEDWNGESQDVQMANRFVGMLVQYLSSESDESSI; encoded by the coding sequence ATGACTGAGAACTGGCACCAGAACTTGAAAAACAAAAATCGGGAAGAACTCATTGCGGCTGCGAAGGAACTTTTTATGAAGCAGAGCTTTCTCAAAGTGAATATTAAGGATGTATGCCATGTGGCTGGTGTAAGCCGGGTTACATTCTATAAGCATTTTCAGTCCATGAATGAAATAGTTTTTGAGGTCCAAATGGAGATCCTTGAGAGCATGACTGAATTTGTTAGAAGAGCACCTACAGCCGAAATGAATGGTAAGCAGATGCTTACTTCGATGCTTGATGCATGGATTGATTATGCTGGGCAACATCCAAATTTCATCAAGTTTATTCTGTTATTCGACCTGCATTACGAAGCTTATGATTCAAATGAAGAACTCAAAGAACGATATAAACATTTTGTTAACCAAGGAAAGGAACGACATTTTCTGATAGATGCTCTGGAAGCTGGAATCCAAGATGGATCCTTAAAGTCGGATGCTGAACCGCTAAAGACTGCGCATTTTATCTTCACGTCTATGATGGCGTTACTCCAGAAAATGAGTTTGACTCCCAAGGAAGATTGGAATGGCGAATCTCAGGATGTACAAATGGCTAACCGATTTGTAGGGATGCTGGTTCAGTATTTAAGTTCAGAAAGTGATGAATCCTCTATTTAA
- a CDS encoding MFS transporter, whose product MSSLPKSATFPLFILMLNLFIALLGQGMVIPILPEYLKQFNAAGAAAGYLIAAFGAAQFIFSPLGGQLSDRYGRKSMIITGLFLTVISDLMFAVSTTLPLLYIARFIGGIGIGLMVPSNMAYVADITTPETRAKGMGYLGASMNLGMVLGPGLGGMIAELGIRVPYFFAGGLGLVATLLSLYMPETLPKEQRKPVGQRVRREPIRKQILNSFRTSYFRYLLLILIMTLGLMNYETVYALFVERKYGFDATKISMIITVGAIIGIVVQVWLLDYLIKRLGEMKLIRLSLIMTATALLFMLIKINLGYLLLVSALFFAFNAFLRPTVSTMIANSAGDRQGYAAGLNTTYTSLGSILGPILAGLLFDKHIHIPYIFGALILASALFLTFQTSKNEKRMVAND is encoded by the coding sequence ATGAGCAGCTTACCTAAGTCTGCTACATTTCCGCTTTTCATTTTGATGCTGAATCTGTTTATTGCTTTATTGGGTCAAGGCATGGTGATTCCCATTCTGCCTGAATATTTGAAACAATTTAATGCGGCAGGAGCTGCTGCGGGGTATCTTATTGCCGCTTTTGGAGCAGCACAGTTTATTTTTTCACCTCTAGGTGGACAGCTATCGGATAGATACGGGCGTAAATCAATGATCATCACCGGTCTGTTTTTAACCGTCATTTCGGATCTCATGTTTGCTGTATCTACGACATTGCCCCTTCTATATATTGCTCGGTTTATTGGAGGGATAGGTATTGGATTAATGGTTCCTTCCAATATGGCCTATGTCGCTGATATTACCACTCCTGAAACTCGCGCTAAAGGAATGGGGTACTTGGGTGCTTCCATGAATTTGGGGATGGTGCTTGGTCCGGGGTTAGGCGGTATGATCGCTGAGTTGGGCATTAGGGTGCCTTATTTTTTTGCTGGTGGACTTGGACTTGTAGCAACGCTGCTTAGCTTATATATGCCAGAGACACTGCCCAAGGAACAACGAAAACCCGTTGGCCAACGGGTCCGTAGGGAGCCGATTCGAAAGCAAATTCTGAATTCATTTCGAACGTCCTATTTTCGTTATCTTCTCCTCATATTGATCATGACATTAGGCTTGATGAATTACGAAACGGTGTATGCTCTTTTTGTGGAACGAAAATACGGTTTTGATGCCACTAAAATCTCAATGATCATTACGGTTGGTGCCATAATAGGCATCGTGGTGCAGGTATGGCTGCTTGATTACCTCATCAAGAGACTTGGCGAGATGAAGCTTATACGCCTCTCTTTGATCATGACAGCCACTGCTTTACTGTTCATGCTTATTAAGATCAATTTAGGTTATCTGCTGTTGGTATCGGCTCTGTTCTTTGCTTTTAATGCCTTCTTAAGGCCCACAGTAAGTACAATGATTGCCAACTCGGCTGGAGATCGTCAAGGATATGCCGCCGGACTGAATACGACGTATACCAGCCTAGGCAGTATATTGGGGCCTATTTTAGCGGGTTTGTTGTTTGACAAACACATTCATATTCCTTATATTTTTGGTGCATTAATCCTTGCATCTGCCCTTTTCTTAACCTTTCAAACATCAAAAAATGAGAAACGGATGGTTGCTAATGACTGA
- a CDS encoding ABC transporter ATP-binding protein, whose translation MLKELIEPFRQPTPESGVLRNPAGAEGRRKTKAKNWSGTVGRIWAYLARRKAKLMLVLFMVLLSSGLSLLAPYLVGVAVDDFLEGPGGRTWIYFLIGLGAVYLLNSLTSWLQNIWMIEIAQETVYRMRFDLFSHLHRLPIPFYGKRQQGEIMSRLTNDIENVSSTLNSSAIQIFSSILTLIGTLTVMLWLSPLMTLLTFIVVPLMAAGMRWITRRTGPLYKERQKNLGELNGYIEETLSGQQIIKAFSQEKRVIRGFRERNDRIRLSGFWAQTISGFIPKLMNGLNNLSFAIVAGIGGILAIRGSITIGTIIVFVEYARQFTRPLNDLANQWNTLLSAIAGAERVFEILDEDEESKDERGAVKVKHVEGAVQFTDVFFGYDEGNATLEAISFEAKPGEMIALVGPTGAGKTTLIQLLSRFYSPDKGTITLDGRDITTIERESLRSRMAFVLQDTFLFQGTIRENIRFGRLDATDEEVEQASKLANAHSFIMRMKDGYDKVLEANGSGISQGQKQLLAIARAILANPSILVLDEATSSIDTITEMKIQEGLERLMQGRTSFVIAHRLNTIRQADRILVLKDGRLEEQGSHEELLAHKGFYSNLYYGQLRKQSS comes from the coding sequence ATGCTCAAGGAACTCATTGAACCGTTCCGTCAGCCTACGCCGGAATCCGGTGTGCTGCGAAACCCGGCTGGCGCTGAAGGACGACGCAAGACCAAAGCGAAGAACTGGTCTGGCACGGTAGGGCGAATATGGGCTTATCTGGCCCGTCGCAAGGCCAAGCTAATGCTGGTCCTGTTCATGGTGTTGCTCAGCTCCGGGCTGTCGCTGTTGGCTCCATATCTGGTCGGTGTAGCGGTGGATGATTTTCTCGAAGGGCCGGGTGGACGCACGTGGATTTATTTTCTCATAGGTTTAGGGGCTGTGTATCTACTGAACTCGCTGACCTCCTGGCTGCAAAATATCTGGATGATCGAGATTGCCCAAGAGACGGTGTACCGCATGCGTTTCGATCTGTTTTCACATTTGCATCGACTCCCCATTCCTTTCTACGGCAAACGTCAGCAGGGAGAGATCATGAGTCGTCTGACCAATGATATCGAAAATGTCAGTTCTACGCTGAACAGCTCAGCCATTCAGATTTTTTCGAGCATATTGACGTTAATCGGTACACTCACTGTGATGCTGTGGTTAAGCCCGCTGATGACCCTGTTAACCTTTATCGTGGTGCCGTTAATGGCAGCCGGGATGCGCTGGATTACACGCCGCACCGGGCCTTTATATAAGGAACGGCAGAAGAACTTGGGCGAACTGAACGGATACATTGAAGAAACGCTGTCTGGTCAGCAGATTATCAAGGCATTTTCACAGGAGAAGAGAGTCATCCGTGGTTTTCGTGAGCGTAATGACCGTATTCGGCTGTCGGGTTTCTGGGCACAAACGATTTCAGGCTTTATCCCTAAACTGATGAACGGACTGAATAATCTCAGCTTTGCTATTGTAGCAGGGATTGGCGGGATTTTAGCCATTCGCGGCTCGATTACGATAGGGACGATTATCGTATTTGTAGAATATGCTCGTCAGTTCACTAGACCGCTGAACGATTTGGCTAACCAGTGGAATACACTGTTGTCCGCCATTGCCGGAGCTGAGCGCGTATTTGAAATATTGGACGAAGACGAAGAGTCCAAGGATGAACGCGGCGCAGTAAAGGTGAAGCATGTGGAGGGAGCTGTACAGTTTACGGATGTTTTCTTCGGTTATGATGAGGGAAACGCTACGCTGGAAGCCATCTCTTTTGAAGCTAAACCTGGTGAAATGATCGCGCTCGTCGGTCCGACCGGGGCAGGAAAAACGACACTGATCCAGCTCCTTTCCAGATTCTATAGCCCAGACAAGGGAACGATTACGCTGGACGGGCGTGACATTACGACCATAGAGCGTGAAAGCTTGCGCTCCCGTATGGCGTTTGTGCTACAGGACACCTTCCTGTTTCAGGGGACCATTCGTGAAAATATCCGCTTCGGCAGGCTGGATGCCACTGATGAGGAGGTTGAACAAGCATCGAAACTGGCCAACGCCCACTCCTTTATCATGCGGATGAAGGACGGGTACGACAAGGTGCTGGAAGCGAACGGTAGCGGCATCAGTCAAGGGCAAAAGCAGTTGCTGGCGATTGCTCGTGCGATTTTGGCCAACCCTTCCATTCTGGTACTCGACGAGGCGACCAGCAGCATTGACACCATCACCGAGATGAAAATTCAAGAAGGACTGGAACGGCTCATGCAGGGGCGAACAAGTTTCGTCATTGCACATCGGTTGAATACCATTCGTCAGGCTGACCGGATTTTGGTCTTAAAGGACGGTCGTTTGGAGGAGCAAGGTTCTCATGAGGAGTTGCTGGCTCACAAAGGCTTTTACAGTAATTTATATTATGGTCAGTTGAGAAAACAAAGCTCATAA
- a CDS encoding ABC transporter ATP-binding protein: MMFTFLKKYRVPAIAALVMMLLELTVELSQPYLISKIIDEGIRQQDLPVVWLWGGVLVGSAVIAFMAGISSSFFASHASQGFGYDVREKLYQKVQSFSYPVFKRFATSSLITRLTGDVTQVQDTVFMSLRFMTRVPLVVIGSIVMALVVHFKLGLLLAVMAPVLFVFVLVMMRRTVTLFKSVQRRLDDVNGVIQENLTGIRLIRVFVRMRHEIERFAHYGSELMKGTVFALRWTETTMPFILFTMNAGIIAVLWFGRGQISTGDASVGQVVAVVNYSLRTIGALSALSGIVVVFSRATASTGRIREVLETPNEEGRELKGVPTQDIRIEGQVEMDRVSFHYPGSDLAVLKDISFKARLGERIAIMGATGSGKSSLVQLITRLYEEDAGHVRFDGKDARELDGSILREAIGYVPQEVLLFTGSIRDNIAWGLEHASLEQIQEAARMAQIHPMIERLPQGYDTMLGQRGVNLSGGQKQRLSIARALVRQPAVLILDDSTSALDVGTETALLNALDGLSCTTFLITQKISSTASADQILLLDEGRLIASGDHEHLMNSSELYRRIYESQYGKEESHAQGTH, translated from the coding sequence ATGATGTTCACTTTTCTAAAAAAATATCGGGTTCCAGCTATCGCGGCGCTCGTGATGATGCTACTGGAATTGACGGTAGAGTTATCGCAGCCGTATTTGATCTCCAAAATCATAGATGAGGGCATTCGGCAGCAGGATTTGCCCGTCGTCTGGTTATGGGGCGGTGTACTGGTGGGCAGTGCCGTTATCGCTTTTATGGCAGGGATATCCAGCTCCTTTTTTGCTTCACATGCAAGTCAGGGTTTTGGCTATGATGTGCGGGAAAAGCTATATCAAAAGGTGCAATCCTTTTCTTATCCGGTGTTCAAACGCTTTGCTACTTCGTCGCTGATTACTCGCCTGACGGGAGATGTCACGCAAGTACAAGATACGGTGTTTATGAGCTTACGATTTATGACACGGGTTCCGCTGGTGGTCATCGGCAGTATTGTGATGGCCTTGGTTGTACATTTTAAGCTTGGGCTGCTACTGGCGGTTATGGCCCCGGTGCTGTTCGTATTTGTGCTGGTGATGATGCGGAGGACTGTCACTTTGTTTAAAAGTGTCCAGCGGCGCTTGGATGATGTTAATGGAGTAATTCAGGAGAATCTGACAGGCATTCGGCTTATCCGGGTTTTTGTGCGGATGCGACATGAAATTGAACGTTTTGCTCATTACGGAAGTGAATTGATGAAAGGGACGGTGTTCGCTCTACGCTGGACAGAAACGACGATGCCGTTTATTTTGTTTACGATGAATGCAGGGATTATTGCAGTACTTTGGTTTGGGCGCGGTCAAATTTCCACTGGAGATGCCAGTGTAGGACAGGTGGTTGCAGTCGTTAATTATTCCCTGCGGACGATTGGAGCTTTGTCTGCTTTATCCGGTATCGTTGTGGTATTTTCCCGGGCTACTGCATCTACAGGGCGGATTCGAGAGGTTTTGGAAACACCTAATGAAGAGGGGAGAGAGCTGAAGGGTGTTCCAACACAGGATATACGGATTGAGGGACAGGTGGAAATGGATCGGGTGAGCTTTCATTATCCGGGCAGTGATTTGGCTGTATTAAAGGACATATCCTTTAAGGCACGACTGGGTGAGCGAATCGCTATTATGGGAGCTACTGGTTCGGGCAAATCCTCACTTGTACAGTTGATTACACGTCTATATGAAGAAGATGCAGGTCATGTGCGCTTTGACGGAAAGGACGCTCGTGAACTGGATGGCTCCATACTACGTGAGGCGATTGGCTATGTCCCCCAAGAGGTACTGCTATTCACCGGTTCGATTCGGGATAATATTGCCTGGGGGCTGGAGCATGCCAGTCTGGAGCAGATTCAGGAAGCCGCGCGCATGGCACAAATCCATCCTATGATTGAACGCTTGCCGCAAGGCTATGACACCATGCTCGGACAGCGTGGTGTTAATCTGTCCGGCGGACAGAAGCAGCGGCTGTCGATTGCCCGCGCACTGGTGCGCCAGCCGGCAGTGCTGATTCTGGACGACAGCACAAGTGCGCTGGATGTGGGGACGGAAACAGCATTATTGAATGCACTCGACGGACTGTCCTGTACGACATTTCTCATCACGCAGAAGATCAGTTCAACTGCATCAGCAGATCAGATATTACTGCTGGATGAAGGGCGCCTGATAGCTAGTGGAGACCATGAACATCTCATGAATAGCTCAGAACTGTATCGACGTATCTATGAATCACAATACGGAAAGGAGGAGTCGCATGCTCAAGGAACTCATTGA
- a CDS encoding GH32 C-terminal domain-containing protein, producing the protein MRIELTNTRTNLTNWQIKGQGHIENNIQGLLLRSEPQENVMAMSGTTSQDFTFEADVMVTDIQADATLVFRSSEDGWSSYMLQIVPAAGLLRLRDAAGDIERLKEERQVKLQKGDIYHLKVKVEGSRLKVYWDEGYSPIIDVVDTTYASGYLGLNVWNGSALFQNIQVSDMDTNVDEPFLIRGKWQPDLKGQKAEGTSSEGALKIFSTTAADLVMEGSVTLNPSEPGMEAGLFFRGNPKGTEGYVASVQREDQQVRVHLRKANGTLITSSAMTYPDTSGSKHSLEIITHGERICVFVDGYTPAAIDIVDNSYSSGFIGMKATGGTAYFQDIYLTSVPNYYTEKYRSQYHYSPVRGSASDPNGLVYFEGEYHLFHQDGGQWAHAVSLDLLDWKRLPLALKWNDLGHIWSGSAVADLTNTSGLFSDYGGKGLVAYYTSYNPDQPKGNQRIGLAYSTDRGRTWQYPENNSIVIENPGQNENDPGNWDFRDPKVVWDEAHQRWIMVVSGGDHIRFFTSANLLDWSWTDNFGYGDYIRGGVWECPDLFPLAVDKSNTSKWVLMISTGASTNTQGSDAEYFIGELTSDGKFQNDLPPRKVLRTDWGKEFYASMSFSNMPCGRRIMLAWMTNWDYPFSFPTSPWKGQFSIPRELSLKTTHEGIRLIQHPISELTSLRSHLFSLEHASITESSPNILEGLKAGAYEIEAEFEFPSVGMASTFGFCVREGGEQRTVVGYKTDVQHMFVNRAESGLTDFSPLFSTLHEASLAPVGNRIQMRIFVDESSVEVFGNHGEVVFSDIIFPDSARRGMSFYTQGGEVKIVSLHVYALHNSWRVTEVSPIRLIMDYTQLELAEGQSKRLYASVEDHSGRKESLLNWESSKPAVVKVISSNEGYAITEALSPGEAVVTASIPGDTVRASTSVTVHGGKFYTNLSGWVPDVSASRWMVTTDGMRGSYISDANYMASEQAKDFTYEADMKLYGNGSAGSMIFRANADGSSGYYLNLDPNMKSIRLFYKKEGRFEEQQVLAKVPRFVLPGVTYHIKIQAEGLRLRIEIDDEQVIDLEDDTFAEGHFGINVFGGQAFYQHVRIEKM; encoded by the coding sequence ATGAGAATAGAGCTCACAAACACGCGCACGAATTTGACGAACTGGCAGATTAAAGGGCAGGGACACATAGAAAATAACATCCAGGGACTTTTGTTGAGGTCAGAGCCACAGGAAAATGTGATGGCTATGTCTGGAACTACATCGCAGGATTTTACTTTTGAAGCGGATGTGATGGTCACAGACATACAGGCAGACGCTACCCTAGTATTCCGTTCCAGTGAGGATGGATGGTCTTCCTATATGCTTCAAATCGTGCCAGCTGCCGGATTATTACGGTTGCGCGATGCTGCCGGGGATATCGAAAGACTCAAAGAGGAACGGCAGGTAAAATTACAAAAAGGAGATATTTATCATCTCAAGGTGAAGGTAGAAGGCTCGCGTCTTAAAGTGTACTGGGATGAAGGGTATAGCCCGATTATAGATGTGGTCGATACGACGTACGCATCAGGATATTTGGGACTGAATGTCTGGAATGGGTCGGCATTATTTCAGAACATTCAAGTCAGTGATATGGATACGAATGTAGATGAACCGTTCTTGATCCGTGGAAAATGGCAACCGGACCTCAAAGGGCAAAAAGCTGAGGGAACAAGTTCTGAAGGAGCATTGAAAATATTTAGTACGACAGCTGCCGATCTGGTCATGGAAGGTAGTGTGACGCTGAATCCTTCTGAACCGGGAATGGAAGCAGGGCTATTTTTCAGAGGGAATCCGAAGGGTACAGAGGGATATGTTGCTTCTGTGCAACGTGAGGATCAGCAGGTTCGGGTACATCTGAGAAAGGCGAATGGAACTTTGATTACAAGCTCGGCGATGACGTATCCGGATACATCGGGCAGTAAACACAGTCTGGAAATCATTACACACGGAGAGCGGATTTGCGTGTTTGTAGATGGCTACACACCTGCGGCGATTGACATCGTGGATAACAGTTACTCCAGTGGTTTTATAGGTATGAAGGCAACTGGGGGTACGGCTTATTTTCAGGATATCTACCTTACCTCCGTCCCGAATTACTATACAGAAAAATATCGCTCGCAGTATCATTATTCCCCTGTCAGAGGCTCGGCCAGCGATCCGAACGGATTAGTATATTTCGAGGGAGAATATCACCTGTTTCATCAGGATGGTGGACAATGGGCACATGCGGTCAGTCTGGATTTGCTGGATTGGAAAAGGCTTCCCTTGGCATTAAAGTGGAATGATTTGGGCCATATCTGGTCCGGCTCGGCTGTAGCTGATCTCACCAATACTTCCGGCTTGTTCAGCGACTATGGCGGGAAAGGACTGGTTGCGTATTACACCTCCTATAATCCCGATCAGCCCAAGGGAAACCAGAGAATTGGCCTTGCTTACAGCACAGACCGAGGACGGACATGGCAATACCCCGAAAACAATTCAATTGTAATTGAGAATCCGGGCCAAAATGAAAACGATCCTGGCAACTGGGATTTTCGTGATCCGAAAGTGGTATGGGATGAAGCGCATCAGCGCTGGATTATGGTCGTGTCGGGAGGTGACCATATCCGCTTCTTTACCTCCGCCAACCTATTAGATTGGAGCTGGACGGATAACTTTGGCTATGGTGATTATATACGGGGCGGGGTATGGGAGTGCCCAGATCTATTCCCACTCGCGGTAGACAAGAGCAACACCTCTAAATGGGTGCTAATGATTAGTACTGGAGCCAGCACGAACACTCAAGGCTCGGATGCGGAATATTTTATCGGTGAACTGACATCTGATGGCAAATTTCAAAATGATCTTCCGCCGAGAAAGGTATTGAGAACCGATTGGGGCAAGGAATTCTATGCCTCGATGTCTTTCTCCAATATGCCCTGCGGGCGGCGTATCATGCTGGCATGGATGACAAATTGGGACTACCCGTTCAGCTTTCCGACTTCACCCTGGAAGGGGCAGTTCAGCATCCCGAGAGAGTTATCGTTAAAAACAACCCATGAAGGCATCCGCTTGATACAGCATCCGATATCCGAACTGACTTCGCTACGTTCTCATTTATTTTCGCTAGAACATGCAAGTATCACGGAATCTTCTCCGAATATACTGGAAGGTTTAAAGGCGGGTGCCTATGAGATTGAGGCGGAGTTCGAATTTCCTTCCGTTGGGATGGCATCGACTTTTGGGTTTTGCGTACGGGAAGGCGGTGAGCAAAGAACGGTAGTCGGCTATAAAACAGATGTACAACACATGTTTGTAAACCGTGCTGAATCAGGGCTTACTGATTTCTCTCCTCTATTTTCAACGCTTCATGAAGCATCACTGGCACCGGTCGGGAATCGAATTCAAATGCGTATATTTGTGGACGAATCCTCAGTTGAGGTGTTTGGTAATCATGGGGAAGTCGTATTTTCTGATATCATTTTTCCAGATTCGGCGCGTAGAGGAATGAGCTTCTATACTCAAGGTGGTGAGGTAAAAATTGTTTCTCTTCATGTGTATGCGCTACACAATAGCTGGAGGGTTACAGAGGTTTCACCCATCAGACTGATCATGGATTACACTCAGCTGGAGCTTGCGGAAGGACAGTCGAAACGTCTGTATGCGAGTGTGGAGGATCATTCTGGGAGAAAAGAATCTTTGCTGAATTGGGAATCCAGCAAGCCCGCAGTTGTCAAGGTGATCTCGTCAAATGAAGGCTACGCGATCACGGAGGCACTTTCCCCTGGAGAAGCCGTAGTTACAGCCTCCATTCCGGGAGATACGGTAAGAGCAAGTACCTCTGTCACTGTGCATGGCGGGAAGTTTTATACCAACCTTTCAGGTTGGGTGCCGGATGTCTCCGCATCCCGCTGGATGGTGACAACGGATGGTATGCGCGGAAGCTATATTAGCGATGCAAATTATATGGCTTCTGAGCAGGCGAAAGATTTTACGTATGAGGCTGATATGAAGCTGTATGGAAATGGGAGCGCTGGTTCCATGATTTTTCGTGCCAATGCTGACGGGTCGAGTGGCTATTATTTGAATTTGGACCCGAACATGAAATCCATTCGTCTTTTTTATAAAAAAGAGGGGCGATTTGAGGAGCAGCAAGTGCTGGCCAAGGTTCCAAGATTTGTACTGCCGGGAGTAACCTATCATATTAAAATCCAAGCAGAGGGATTACGCCTTCGTATAGAGATAGATGATGAACAGGTGATTGACTTGGAAGATGATACATTTGCCGAAGGGCATTTTGGTATCAATGTATTTGGAGGGCAGGCTTTTTACCAACATGTAAGGATCGAGAAAATGTGA